From a single Alkalispirillum mobile genomic region:
- the atpG gene encoding F0F1 ATP synthase subunit gamma, with amino-acid sequence MSGAKEVRTKIKSVQNTQKITKAMEMVAASKMRRAQERMEATRPYAQKMRQVIGHLAGANPDYRHPFLEEREKVERVGLVVVSTDRGLCGGLNVNLFKSVLKQLREWDKQGVGVDFCTFGAKAASFFGRLGASTLAETRGLGDSPHLEDMIGPIKVMLDAYTEGKIDRLYLVHNDFINTMSQEAATRQLLPVEPVAEEEMLEHWDYIYEPSASELLDDVLMRYIESQVYQGVVENVACEMAARMVAMKSATDNAGEIIDNLQLIYNKARQAAITQELSEIVAGANAV; translated from the coding sequence ATGTCCGGCGCAAAAGAAGTACGCACCAAAATCAAGAGTGTCCAGAACACTCAGAAGATCACCAAGGCCATGGAGATGGTCGCGGCCTCCAAGATGCGCCGTGCCCAGGAGCGCATGGAGGCGACCCGCCCCTATGCGCAGAAGATGCGGCAGGTGATCGGCCACCTGGCCGGTGCCAACCCGGACTACCGCCACCCGTTCCTCGAGGAGCGGGAGAAGGTGGAGCGGGTTGGCCTGGTCGTCGTCTCCACTGACCGCGGCCTTTGCGGCGGCTTGAACGTCAACCTGTTCAAGTCCGTCCTCAAACAGCTGCGCGAGTGGGACAAGCAGGGCGTTGGCGTGGACTTCTGCACCTTTGGCGCCAAGGCAGCCTCCTTCTTCGGGCGTCTGGGCGCGTCCACCCTGGCCGAAACCCGAGGCCTGGGGGACAGCCCGCACCTGGAGGACATGATCGGTCCGATCAAGGTGATGCTGGATGCCTACACCGAGGGCAAGATCGACCGGCTGTACCTGGTGCACAACGACTTCATCAACACCATGAGCCAAGAAGCGGCGACGCGCCAACTGCTCCCGGTGGAGCCGGTGGCCGAAGAGGAGATGCTGGAGCACTGGGACTACATCTACGAGCCCAGCGCCTCAGAGCTGCTCGACGATGTGTTGATGCGGTATATCGAGTCCCAGGTCTACCAGGGTGTGGTGGAGAACGTCGCTTGTGAGATGGCCGCTCGCATGGTTGCCATGAAGAGCGCTACCGACAACGCCGGCGAGATCATCGACAACCTGCAGTTGATCTACAACAAGGCCCGCCAGGCCGCAATCACGCAGGAACTGTCCGAGATCGTGGCTGGCGCAAACGCGGTCTGA
- the atpA gene encoding F0F1 ATP synthase subunit alpha yields MQLNPSEISELIKRRIENFEAVAEARNQGTIVSVGDGICRIHGLADVMQGEMLEFPNDTFGMALNLERDSVGAVILGDYEHLSEGDTVKCTGRILEVPTGEALLGRVVDALGNPIDGKGEIKAEASSPVEKVAPGVISRQSVDQPVQTGLKAVDAMVPIGRGQRELIIGDRQTGKTAVAVDAIINQKNSGIKCIYVAIGQKASSIASVVEKLKDHDALDHTIVVAASASESAAMQYLAAYSGCAMGEYFRDRGEDALIVYDDLTKQAWAYRQVSLLLRRPPGREAYPGDVFYLHSRLLERAARINAEEVEKLTNGEVKGQTGSLTALPIIETQAGDVSAFVPTNVISITDGQIYLETDLFNSGIRPAINAGLSVSRVGGSAQTKLIKKLGGGIRLALAQYRELAAFAQFASDLDEATRKQLERGQRVMELMKQPQYSPMTVAEMGISLYAADAGYLDDVEVSKVVDFQAALVDYLRSEQKALLEELNKTPDYNDEVVEKMKKAVEAFKSSRTW; encoded by the coding sequence ATGCAACTCAATCCTTCTGAAATCAGCGAGCTGATCAAGCGCCGCATCGAGAACTTCGAGGCGGTGGCCGAGGCCCGCAACCAGGGCACGATCGTCTCCGTGGGTGACGGCATCTGCCGGATCCACGGTCTGGCCGACGTCATGCAGGGCGAAATGCTGGAGTTCCCCAACGACACCTTCGGCATGGCGCTCAACCTCGAGCGCGACTCCGTCGGCGCCGTTATCCTGGGTGACTACGAGCACCTCTCCGAGGGCGACACGGTCAAGTGCACCGGTCGCATCCTCGAAGTGCCCACCGGTGAAGCACTGCTGGGCCGCGTGGTTGACGCGCTGGGCAACCCGATCGACGGCAAGGGCGAGATCAAGGCCGAAGCCTCCAGCCCGGTGGAAAAGGTCGCGCCTGGTGTGATCAGCCGCCAGTCCGTTGACCAGCCGGTCCAGACCGGTCTGAAAGCGGTCGATGCCATGGTTCCCATCGGCCGTGGGCAGCGTGAGCTGATCATCGGCGACCGCCAGACGGGTAAGACCGCGGTCGCCGTCGACGCGATCATCAACCAGAAGAACAGTGGCATCAAGTGCATCTACGTGGCGATCGGCCAGAAGGCCTCCTCCATCGCCAGCGTGGTCGAGAAGCTCAAGGACCACGATGCCCTGGACCACACCATTGTCGTGGCCGCCAGTGCCTCCGAGTCCGCCGCCATGCAGTACCTGGCCGCCTACTCCGGCTGCGCCATGGGCGAGTACTTCCGCGACCGCGGCGAAGACGCGCTGATCGTCTATGACGACCTCACCAAGCAGGCGTGGGCCTACCGCCAGGTTTCCCTGCTGCTGCGCCGTCCGCCGGGCCGCGAGGCGTACCCGGGTGACGTCTTCTACCTGCACTCCCGCCTTCTGGAGCGTGCGGCGCGGATCAATGCCGAAGAGGTCGAGAAGCTGACCAACGGTGAGGTCAAGGGCCAGACCGGTTCCCTGACTGCGCTGCCGATCATCGAGACCCAGGCGGGTGACGTGTCGGCCTTCGTGCCCACCAACGTCATCTCCATCACCGACGGTCAGATCTACCTGGAGACGGACCTGTTCAACTCCGGTATCCGCCCGGCCATCAACGCCGGTCTGTCGGTCTCCCGTGTCGGTGGTTCCGCCCAGACCAAGCTGATCAAAAAGCTCGGTGGTGGCATCCGTCTGGCCCTGGCCCAGTATCGCGAGCTGGCGGCGTTCGCCCAATTCGCCTCCGACCTGGACGAGGCCACCCGGAAGCAGCTGGAGCGCGGCCAGCGGGTTATGGAGCTGATGAAGCAGCCCCAGTACAGCCCGATGACCGTCGCCGAAATGGGCATCAGTCTCTACGCGGCCGATGCCGGCTACCTGGACGACGTGGAAGTCAGCAAAGTCGTGGATTTCCAGGCCGCACTGGTGGACTACCTGCGTTCCGAGCAGAAGGCGTTGCTGGAAGAGCTGAACAAGACGCCTGACTACAACGACGAGGTGGTCGAGAAGATGAAGAAGGCTGTCGAGGCCTTCAAGTCGAGCCGTACCTGGTAA
- a CDS encoding F0F1 ATP synthase subunit delta yields the protein MAEQTTLARPYAKAVFELTKDAKTRNTWSKRLKALGTVAADNQVAALVGNPRVSREQLIGLFLEAVGEDTLGQEGKNLVQLLADNGRLGLLPEIAALYEHLRAEAEGVVDVDVTSADKLTKEQQDQIAGALKKRLGRKVRLHCRTDESLIGGALIQAGDLTIDGSVRGKLARLSSAMAH from the coding sequence ATGGCCGAGCAGACCACACTGGCAAGACCTTACGCCAAGGCGGTTTTCGAACTGACCAAGGACGCCAAGACCCGTAACACCTGGTCCAAGCGCCTCAAGGCCCTGGGCACGGTCGCCGCTGATAACCAGGTGGCGGCCTTGGTGGGCAACCCGCGGGTTTCCCGCGAGCAGCTCATCGGGCTTTTCCTGGAGGCAGTCGGTGAGGACACCCTGGGCCAGGAAGGCAAAAACCTGGTGCAGTTGCTGGCCGATAACGGTCGGCTTGGCCTGCTTCCGGAAATCGCCGCGCTATACGAACACCTGCGCGCGGAGGCCGAGGGTGTGGTGGATGTCGACGTGACGTCCGCCGACAAACTCACCAAGGAGCAGCAGGACCAGATCGCGGGCGCGCTGAAAAAGCGGCTGGGCCGCAAGGTCCGTCTCCACTGCCGTACCGACGAGAGCCTGATCGGCGGCGCGCTGATCCAGGCCGGGGACCTCACCATTGACGGTTCCGTTCGCGGCAAACTCGCTCGCCTTTCCAGCGCGATGGCTCATTGA
- a CDS encoding F0F1 ATP synthase subunit B: protein MNFGATFWGPMISFALFVWFTMKFVWPPIQTAMADRQKQIADGLAAGERGKKELDQAKAEVDKMLREAREQASQVVAQANKRQSELVEQAREEARHEAERVLAQARSEIDTEISQARDALRKEVATLAVAGSSRILKREIDAKAHKDLIDDLVKQL, encoded by the coding sequence GTGAACTTTGGTGCCACTTTCTGGGGCCCGATGATCAGTTTCGCACTGTTCGTCTGGTTCACGATGAAATTTGTATGGCCGCCGATCCAGACGGCCATGGCCGACCGCCAGAAGCAGATCGCTGATGGGCTTGCGGCCGGTGAGCGCGGCAAAAAGGAGCTCGATCAGGCCAAGGCCGAGGTCGACAAGATGCTCCGCGAGGCCCGCGAGCAGGCCAGCCAGGTTGTTGCTCAGGCGAACAAGCGCCAGAGCGAACTTGTCGAGCAGGCCCGCGAGGAGGCCCGTCACGAGGCCGAGCGGGTGCTGGCCCAGGCACGTAGCGAGATCGACACCGAGATCTCGCAGGCCCGCGACGCCCTCCGCAAGGAAGTGGCGACCTTGGCCGTGGCTGGCAGCAGCCGGATCCTCAAGCGTGAGATCGACGCCAAGGCCCACAAGGACCTCATCGACGATCTGGTGAAGCAGCTTTAA
- the atpE gene encoding F0F1 ATP synthase subunit C, whose translation MELAALIAEVQSVTAITVGILIGLGALGTAIGFGLLGGKFLEGAARQPEMAPMLQVKMFIVAGLLDAVSMIGVGIALFFTFANPFLGAVQQAAGA comes from the coding sequence ATGGAACTCGCAGCCCTGATCGCAGAAGTTCAGTCCGTCACCGCCATCACCGTCGGCATCCTGATCGGCCTTGGCGCCCTCGGTACCGCCATCGGCTTCGGCCTGCTCGGTGGTAAATTCCTCGAAGGTGCTGCCCGTCAGCCCGAGATGGCGCCCATGCTGCAGGTGAAGATGTTCATCGTCGCCGGCCTGCTCGACGCCGTCTCCATGATCGGTGTGGGTATCGCCCTGTTCTTCACCTTCGCCAACCCCTTCCTGGGTGCCGTTCAGCAGGCTGCGGGTGCGTAA
- the atpB gene encoding F0F1 ATP synthase subunit A: protein MSGNTAIDYIQHHLTNLAVGEGYWTFHVDSLIMSFSLGALFCYLFWLGARTASPGVPTGLQNFVELMVEFVDKTVSETFQGKSRLIAPLSLTIFCWIFLMNLMDLVPIDMVPSLMLAAGVDYFKILPTVDLNVTFALSISVFFLIIVYSFKGKGAGGFVKELLFHPFGPWLLPFNLVLNVIELLAKPISLSLRLFGNMYAAELIFILISLLPWWIQWALGTPWAIFHILVIPLQAFIFMMLTIVYLSMANEHEEH, encoded by the coding sequence ATGAGTGGAAACACTGCGATCGACTATATCCAGCACCACCTCACCAACCTGGCCGTGGGCGAGGGTTACTGGACCTTCCACGTCGACTCTCTCATCATGAGTTTCTCCCTGGGCGCGCTGTTCTGTTACCTGTTCTGGCTCGGCGCCCGTACCGCAAGCCCCGGCGTCCCCACCGGCTTACAGAATTTCGTCGAACTCATGGTGGAGTTCGTCGACAAGACCGTCAGCGAAACCTTTCAGGGCAAGAGCCGCCTGATCGCGCCCCTGTCGCTGACCATCTTCTGCTGGATCTTCCTGATGAACCTTATGGACCTTGTCCCCATCGACATGGTTCCCAGCTTGATGCTCGCCGCGGGCGTCGACTACTTCAAGATTCTGCCCACGGTGGACCTGAACGTCACCTTCGCGCTGTCCATCAGTGTGTTCTTCCTGATTATTGTCTACAGCTTCAAGGGCAAGGGTGCCGGTGGCTTCGTCAAGGAGCTGCTCTTCCATCCCTTCGGGCCCTGGCTGTTGCCGTTCAACCTGGTCCTGAACGTCATCGAGCTCCTGGCCAAGCCGATCTCGCTCTCCTTGCGACTGTTCGGCAACATGTACGCGGCCGAGCTGATCTTTATCCTCATCTCGCTCCTGCCCTGGTGGATCCAGTGGGCGCTTGGCACCCCGTGGGCCATCTTCCACATCCTGGTCATCCCCTTGCAGGCGTTCATCTTCATGATGCTCACCATTGTGTACCTGAGCATGGCCAACGAGCATGAGGAGCACTGA
- a CDS encoding ATP synthase subunit I, giving the protein MSEQHNPEAEHLVEQARQERQSARRLVWRIAIFQVGVGLFASGCWLLAGPKAAAAAFTGALIAMLPGLYFAGKVFSKPPEADPRSMLGAFYFGEAVKLILTAALFIIALQWFGGVFLPLITTYVAALSVHWLALLGALQKEPVRKS; this is encoded by the coding sequence ATGTCCGAGCAGCACAACCCGGAGGCCGAACACCTCGTTGAGCAGGCCCGACAAGAACGCCAGTCTGCCCGCCGCCTGGTTTGGCGAATAGCGATATTTCAGGTGGGCGTGGGGTTATTTGCGTCCGGCTGTTGGTTATTGGCCGGGCCAAAAGCCGCGGCGGCCGCCTTCACGGGCGCGTTGATCGCCATGCTTCCTGGGCTATATTTCGCGGGCAAGGTGTTTTCGAAGCCGCCCGAAGCTGACCCGAGAAGCATGCTCGGTGCGTTTTATTTCGGCGAAGCCGTCAAGTTGATTCTTACAGCAGCGCTGTTTATTATCGCGCTCCAGTGGTTCGGCGGTGTTTTCCTGCCGCTTATAACAACTTATGTGGCCGCCTTGTCCGTCCACTGGCTAGCGCTGCTGGGGGCCCTGCAGAAGGAACCGGTGAGAAAATCATGA
- a CDS encoding ParB/RepB/Spo0J family partition protein — protein MAAKKRGLGRGLDALLGLPEEGATTDGGDAAAAAELRDLPVDCLERGRYQPRTAFDPGALQELADSIQSQGVVQPLVVRPLGDNRWEIIAGERRWRAAQLAGLNAVPAIIRDIPDETAVAVALIENLQREDLNPLEAATALQRLVHEFGMTHQAVADAVGRSRAAVSNLLRLLELNEPVKALIGEGQLEMGHARALAALKGDLQTRAARQVAERGLSVRQTEALVRRLQEEEEADTPPKREDPDVVRLQDDLSRRLGAQVRIQQGARGRGKVVIQYASLDELDGILERIR, from the coding sequence ATGGCAGCCAAAAAACGAGGATTGGGGCGGGGGTTGGACGCCCTGCTGGGCCTGCCCGAGGAGGGCGCAACCACCGATGGGGGCGACGCCGCTGCAGCCGCGGAACTCCGCGACCTCCCGGTTGATTGCCTGGAGCGGGGCCGGTACCAGCCGCGTACCGCCTTTGACCCGGGCGCGCTGCAGGAACTGGCGGACTCCATCCAGTCCCAGGGGGTTGTGCAGCCGCTCGTGGTCCGACCCTTGGGTGACAACCGCTGGGAGATCATCGCTGGCGAGCGCCGATGGCGCGCCGCCCAGCTGGCCGGACTGAACGCGGTGCCGGCCATCATTCGCGACATTCCTGACGAGACCGCCGTCGCCGTCGCGCTCATTGAAAACCTGCAGCGCGAGGACCTCAACCCGCTGGAGGCGGCCACCGCGCTGCAGCGCCTGGTTCACGAGTTCGGTATGACCCACCAGGCCGTCGCCGATGCCGTGGGCCGCTCTCGCGCCGCCGTCAGCAATCTTCTCCGGCTGCTCGAATTGAATGAACCGGTCAAGGCGTTGATCGGCGAGGGTCAGCTGGAGATGGGGCACGCCCGTGCCCTGGCCGCCCTGAAGGGCGATTTGCAGACCCGCGCCGCGCGCCAGGTGGCCGAGCGCGGCCTCTCGGTCCGCCAGACCGAAGCCCTGGTCCGGAGGCTGCAGGAGGAAGAGGAGGCCGATACCCCTCCGAAGCGGGAAGACCCGGACGTGGTCCGGCTGCAGGACGACCTGAGCCGCCGTCTGGGTGCCCAGGTCCGCATCCAACAGGGTGCTCGGGGCCGCGGGAAGGTCGTTATCCAGTATGCCAGCCTGGACGAACTGGACGGGATACTCGAGCGGATCCGCTAA
- a CDS encoding ParA family protein, translating into MTRIIAVANQKGGVGKTTTCVNLAASLAANKQRVLLVDLDPQGNATVGCGVDKNTEGGRGYDALLGERPVTECRLRVDEPAFDLLPGNGDLTAAEVALMESDQREQHLRRSLDEVADAYDYILIDCPPSLNILTVNALVAAHGVLIPIQCEYYALEGLTALLDTIRRIQASANRALTIEGLLRTMFDPRNNLANQVGAQLRSHFNDQVYRTLIPRNVRLAEAPSHGLPALQYDRSSRGALAYMALASEMVRRHRATGELAAT; encoded by the coding sequence ATGACACGTATCATCGCGGTAGCCAACCAGAAAGGCGGCGTCGGCAAGACCACCACCTGCGTCAACCTCGCGGCCTCGCTGGCCGCCAACAAGCAGCGGGTGCTGCTGGTCGATCTCGATCCCCAGGGGAACGCGACGGTCGGCTGCGGGGTGGACAAGAACACCGAGGGCGGCCGCGGTTATGACGCCCTGCTGGGCGAACGGCCGGTGACCGAATGCCGTCTCCGCGTGGACGAACCGGCCTTTGATCTCCTGCCCGGCAACGGCGACCTCACCGCGGCCGAGGTGGCCCTGATGGAATCGGACCAGCGGGAGCAACACCTGCGCCGTAGCCTGGATGAAGTCGCCGATGCCTACGATTACATCCTGATCGATTGCCCGCCCTCGCTGAATATCCTGACGGTGAACGCCCTGGTAGCCGCCCACGGCGTGCTGATTCCGATCCAGTGCGAGTACTACGCGCTGGAGGGCCTGACCGCGCTGCTGGATACCATCCGTCGCATCCAGGCCTCGGCCAATCGCGCCCTGACCATCGAGGGGCTCCTGCGCACCATGTTCGATCCGCGCAACAACCTGGCCAACCAGGTCGGCGCGCAACTGCGCAGCCATTTCAACGACCAGGTTTACCGGACGCTGATCCCGCGCAACGTCCGGCTGGCCGAGGCCCCCTCCCACGGGCTGCCCGCCTTGCAGTATGATCGCTCCTCGCGCGGTGCCCTGGCCTACATGGCCCTGGCCAGCGAGATGGTGCGCCGCCACCGCGCCACCGGCGAACTCGCCGCTACCTGA
- the rsmG gene encoding 16S rRNA (guanine(527)-N(7))-methyltransferase RsmG gives MAADPLLGRLREGVAALDLALPGPLLEAMLAYLRLLERWNRAYNLSAIRDPEEMLQRHLLDSLSILPYVEGDTLLDVGSGAGLPGIPLALARPGLTVTLLDSNGKKQRFTRQVALELGLSRLRFAQARLDRYQPGYTFDTVVSRAFAALGDYVPDALRLCRPGGRVLAMKGRLPEDELVALPHGLRQCDRIALHVPGVDAQRHLLAWTAPAVSATEEANP, from the coding sequence ATGGCCGCCGACCCATTGCTGGGCAGGCTCCGGGAAGGGGTAGCCGCGTTGGACCTGGCGCTGCCGGGGCCACTCCTGGAGGCCATGCTCGCCTATCTGCGCCTGCTGGAGCGCTGGAACCGCGCCTACAACCTCTCCGCCATCCGCGATCCGGAGGAGATGCTGCAGCGCCACCTGCTGGACAGCCTGAGTATCCTGCCGTACGTTGAAGGCGATACTTTGCTGGATGTGGGTAGCGGTGCCGGGCTACCGGGCATCCCGCTGGCCCTGGCGCGGCCCGGACTCACCGTGACCCTGCTCGACAGCAACGGGAAGAAACAACGGTTCACCCGCCAGGTGGCCCTGGAGCTTGGCCTGTCCCGGTTGCGCTTTGCCCAGGCGCGGCTCGACCGCTACCAGCCTGGGTACACCTTCGACACCGTGGTCAGCCGCGCCTTCGCCGCGCTGGGCGATTACGTTCCCGATGCCCTGCGTCTGTGTCGCCCTGGCGGCCGTGTGCTTGCCATGAAAGGCCGGCTGCCGGAGGACGAACTGGTCGCATTGCCCCATGGCCTGCGCCAATGCGACCGGATTGCGCTGCACGTCCCCGGTGTCGATGCCCAGCGCCACCTGCTCGCCTGGACCGCCCCGGCGGTGTCAGCCACTGAGGAAGCGAATCCATGA
- the mnmG gene encoding tRNA uridine-5-carboxymethylaminomethyl(34) synthesis enzyme MnmG: MDHPDRFDVIVVGGGHAGTEAALAAARMGVRTLLLTHSIETVGQMSCNPAIGGIGKGHLVREIDALGGIMARAADRGGIQFRTLNSRKGPAVRATRAQADRQLYRQAIRYAVEHQPNLSLFQQAVDDLIVEGGRVTGVVTGMGLRFRAHTVVLTVGTFLGGRIHIGERNYGGGRAGDQPANALAARLRELPFHVDRLKTGTPPRLDGRTIDWERLTEQPGDDPAPVFSFLGSRDEHPAQVPCHIAHTRPETHEIIRGALDRSPMYSGTIEGVGPRYCPSIEDKVVRFADKDSHQIFLEPEGLDTHEVYPNGISTSLPFDVQYALVRSVPGLEQARIVRPGYAIEYDFFDPRGLHPTLETRHLEGLWFAGQINGTTGYEEAAAQGLLAGLNAALRVQQRDPWYPRRDEAYLGVLVDDLITRGTREPYRMFTSRAEYRLMLREDNADLRLTPVGRSLGLVADDRWARFSDKRERLEREQARLADTLIRPGEVPEAVASEVLGGPLRKEQRLDELLRRPEVTYARLMQLPGAGDPESDPAVVEQLEIQARYAGYLERQRDEVARTRRHEQLPLPADMAFDQVAGLSSEVREKLIAHRPATIGQAARLPGITPAAVSLLLVHLRRQGLLKESA, from the coding sequence ATGGATCACCCTGATCGCTTTGATGTCATCGTCGTTGGTGGCGGCCACGCCGGCACCGAGGCGGCCCTGGCAGCCGCCCGAATGGGCGTCCGCACCCTGCTGCTTACCCACAGTATCGAGACCGTGGGCCAGATGAGCTGTAACCCGGCCATTGGCGGTATCGGCAAGGGGCACCTGGTGCGCGAGATTGACGCCCTGGGCGGCATCATGGCCCGGGCAGCGGACCGGGGCGGCATCCAGTTCCGCACCCTGAACAGCCGCAAGGGGCCCGCCGTGCGCGCTACCCGCGCCCAGGCCGACCGGCAGCTTTACCGGCAAGCCATCCGGTACGCCGTGGAGCACCAGCCGAATCTTTCGCTGTTCCAGCAGGCGGTGGATGACCTGATCGTCGAGGGCGGCCGGGTCACCGGGGTGGTGACCGGCATGGGCCTGCGTTTTCGTGCCCACACCGTCGTGCTGACCGTCGGCACCTTCCTAGGCGGGCGGATCCACATCGGCGAGCGCAATTACGGCGGCGGTCGGGCCGGTGACCAGCCGGCCAACGCCCTGGCGGCGAGGCTGCGCGAGCTGCCGTTCCACGTGGATCGACTGAAGACCGGCACGCCACCGCGGCTGGACGGGCGCACCATCGACTGGGAGCGGCTGACCGAACAGCCCGGGGACGATCCGGCCCCGGTCTTCTCGTTCCTGGGCTCACGCGACGAGCACCCGGCGCAGGTGCCCTGCCATATCGCCCACACCCGGCCCGAGACCCACGAGATCATCCGTGGTGCGCTGGACCGCTCGCCGATGTACTCCGGCACCATCGAGGGGGTGGGCCCGCGCTACTGCCCCTCCATCGAGGACAAGGTGGTGCGCTTCGCCGACAAGGACAGCCACCAAATCTTCCTGGAACCGGAGGGGCTGGACACCCACGAGGTCTATCCCAACGGCATTTCCACCAGCCTGCCCTTCGACGTGCAGTACGCCCTGGTCCGGTCGGTGCCCGGACTTGAGCAGGCCCGCATCGTGCGGCCGGGCTACGCCATCGAGTACGATTTCTTCGACCCCCGCGGTCTTCACCCGACCCTGGAGACGCGCCACCTGGAGGGGCTGTGGTTTGCCGGCCAGATTAATGGCACAACCGGTTACGAGGAGGCGGCTGCGCAGGGGCTGCTCGCCGGCCTCAACGCGGCACTGCGGGTACAACAGCGCGATCCCTGGTACCCCCGCCGCGACGAGGCCTACCTGGGGGTGCTGGTGGACGACCTGATCACCCGCGGCACCCGTGAGCCTTACCGCATGTTCACCAGCCGAGCGGAATACCGCCTGATGCTCCGCGAGGACAACGCCGACCTGCGTCTCACACCGGTGGGCCGCTCGCTGGGGCTGGTGGCTGATGACCGCTGGGCGCGGTTCAGTGACAAGCGCGAGCGGCTGGAGCGGGAGCAGGCCCGCCTGGCGGATACCCTGATTCGCCCGGGCGAGGTGCCGGAGGCGGTGGCCAGCGAGGTGCTGGGCGGGCCGTTGCGCAAGGAGCAGCGACTCGACGAACTGCTCCGTCGCCCGGAGGTCACCTACGCGCGGCTGATGCAGCTGCCGGGGGCGGGCGACCCCGAGTCCGATCCGGCGGTGGTGGAGCAGTTGGAGATCCAGGCGCGCTACGCCGGTTACCTGGAGCGGCAACGGGACGAGGTGGCCCGCACTCGGCGCCATGAGCAACTGCCGCTGCCGGCCGACATGGCCTTCGATCAGGTTGCCGGCCTCTCCAGCGAGGTCCGCGAGAAACTGATCGCGCACCGCCCGGCCACCATCGGCCAGGCTGCACGTCTTCCCGGCATCACCCCGGCCGCTGTCTCCCTGCTGCTGGTCCACCTCCGCCGCCAGGGCCTGCTCAAGGAGAGCGCCTAG
- the mnmE gene encoding tRNA uridine-5-carboxymethylaminomethyl(34) synthesis GTPase MnmE, producing MAQETICALATPPGRGGVAVIRVSGPAVPELAQAVAGRLPEPRRATLARFRDAEGGVLDEGLLLYFPAPNSFTGEPVLELLGHGGEVVVDRLLRRLHALGARPARPGEFSERAFLNGRMDLTQAEAIADLIAADSEAGARAALRSLEGAFGDAVRALVDGVIRLRVHVEAAIDFSDEEIDFLADEAVAIQLRDLIDQLAALRAQAGQGRVLRDGMQVVLAGPPNAGKSSLLNALTETDTAIVTDIPGTTRDLLREHLHIDGMPLHIIDTAGLRENADQIEAEGIRRARSAMAGADRVLLVQDVREPPVDPGRLDLPCDIPLTRVLNKIDLTGHVSGLQEEGREAVIAVSARTGDGLAELRDHLKTAMGYQAVGSHFSARRRHLDALARSAEHLALARRALEEEMAGEIAAEELRLVQHHLGEITGEFTSEDLLGEIFSSFCIGK from the coding sequence ATGGCGCAGGAGACCATCTGCGCACTGGCCACGCCACCGGGTCGCGGTGGCGTGGCCGTTATCCGGGTCTCCGGTCCAGCGGTGCCGGAGCTGGCGCAGGCCGTCGCCGGCCGGCTGCCCGAGCCGCGTCGGGCCACCCTGGCCCGTTTCCGCGACGCCGAGGGTGGTGTGCTGGACGAGGGCCTGCTGCTCTATTTCCCGGCGCCCAACAGTTTTACCGGCGAGCCGGTGCTCGAGTTGCTGGGCCATGGCGGCGAGGTGGTGGTCGACCGCCTCCTGCGCCGCCTGCATGCGCTGGGGGCTCGGCCGGCCCGCCCCGGGGAGTTCTCGGAGCGTGCCTTTCTCAACGGCCGCATGGACCTGACCCAGGCCGAGGCCATCGCCGACCTGATTGCCGCCGACAGCGAGGCGGGCGCCCGGGCGGCGTTGCGCAGTCTGGAAGGGGCCTTCGGTGACGCGGTCCGCGCCCTGGTCGACGGGGTCATCCGGCTCCGGGTCCACGTCGAGGCGGCTATCGATTTCAGCGACGAGGAGATCGACTTCCTCGCCGATGAGGCCGTGGCCATCCAGCTGCGGGACCTGATCGACCAGCTTGCCGCCCTGCGGGCCCAGGCCGGGCAGGGCAGGGTGTTGCGTGACGGCATGCAGGTGGTGCTGGCCGGGCCGCCCAATGCCGGGAAGTCCAGCCTCCTCAACGCCTTGACTGAAACCGATACCGCCATTGTCACCGACATCCCCGGCACCACGCGCGATCTGCTTCGCGAGCACCTGCACATCGACGGCATGCCGCTGCATATCATCGATACCGCCGGGCTGCGGGAGAATGCGGATCAAATCGAGGCCGAAGGCATCCGGCGGGCCCGTTCGGCGATGGCCGGTGCGGACCGGGTGTTGCTGGTCCAGGATGTCCGGGAACCGCCTGTCGACCCGGGGCGGCTTGATCTGCCGTGCGATATTCCGCTCACCCGCGTGTTGAACAAGATCGACCTCACCGGACACGTGTCCGGGTTGCAGGAGGAGGGGCGCGAGGCCGTTATTGCGGTAAGCGCCCGGACCGGTGACGGCCTGGCCGAGTTGCGCGATCACCTGAAGACGGCCATGGGCTACCAGGCGGTGGGGAGCCACTTCTCGGCTCGCCGCCGCCACCTGGATGCCCTGGCACGCTCGGCGGAGCACCTGGCGTTGGCCCGGCGGGCGCTGGAAGAAGAGATGGCCGGTGAGATCGCCGCCGAGGAACTTCGCCTGGTCCAGCACCACCTGGGTGAGATCACCGGTGAGTTCACCAGCGAGGACCTGCTCGGGGAGATCTTCAGCAGCTTCTGCATCGGGAAGTAA